In Nocardia yunnanensis, one DNA window encodes the following:
- a CDS encoding alpha/beta hydrolase, which translates to MNVWNRIEQGSGPALVLLHGAGGTARNWLPVMDRLADRRRVIALDFPGFGRTPLPEHIDFTLEWVMGQLATQFERLGLNEPVDLAANSMGGWFALEAARRGMARSVVAVAPAGLWRGGMPTLLFAQFQALLLGSLLTRGPGAAVLRIRQVRNAGLALVARYPERIPQREAIGMVRDLDRSAVALRLAVHHARSLCFEGGQEITVPVTVAFGTHDRMLPAGVCQSRRHLPAHTGG; encoded by the coding sequence ATGAACGTGTGGAATCGCATCGAGCAAGGCTCAGGGCCCGCGCTGGTGTTGTTGCACGGGGCCGGCGGCACTGCACGCAACTGGCTGCCGGTGATGGACCGGCTCGCCGATCGCCGGCGCGTAATCGCTCTGGACTTCCCCGGATTCGGCCGCACACCCTTGCCCGAGCACATCGATTTCACGCTGGAGTGGGTGATGGGGCAGCTGGCGACGCAATTCGAGCGGCTGGGCTTGAACGAGCCGGTGGATCTGGCGGCCAATTCGATGGGCGGCTGGTTCGCCCTCGAGGCCGCCCGGCGTGGGATGGCACGCAGCGTGGTCGCTGTCGCGCCCGCCGGGTTGTGGCGCGGCGGCATGCCGACGCTGCTGTTCGCACAGTTCCAGGCGCTGCTGCTCGGCTCATTGCTGACCCGCGGGCCCGGGGCGGCAGTGCTGCGCATCCGGCAGGTTCGCAACGCCGGGCTGGCCCTCGTGGCCCGGTACCCGGAGCGGATTCCCCAGCGCGAAGCCATCGGTATGGTCCGCGACCTCGACCGATCCGCGGTCGCGCTGCGGTTGGCGGTGCATCATGCCCGATCGCTGTGTTTCGAAGGCGGACAAGAGATCACCGTGCCGGTCACCGTGGCCTTCGGCACCCACGACCGGATGCTGCCGGCGGGGGTGTGCCAATCGCGTCGACACCTGCCCGCCCACACCGGTGGGTGA